The Candidatus Aegiribacteria sp. sequence GTCAGCTTGAGAAAGCATTTGAGTGTTATCGTAAGGCTCTTGAAATACATCGGGAAATAGGAAATCGCAGATTGGAAGCTATTACTCTTGACTCCCTTGGAATGCTGTACATGAAGAAAGACCGCAGAGAGGAAACTCTGGAATGTTACAGAAAAGCCCTCCTGGTAATTGAAGAGCTGAAACTGTCAGCGAAGGAATTCGACAATTATACTGAGCTTTATCGATATCTTCTTTCCTCCGATCATTCGAAGGAGGGAGTAAGGTGGCCCTCCCATTGGGAAATGCCTGTAAATCAATAGCTCGACCAACAGTAGTCCATATATAGGACGAGTGGTCTTCAGTCGTAGTTACATTCAGTGAAGAAGAGGCGGGAGAAATCCCGCCCCTTCCTGCTTAATAGTGACAGGTTCTATCTATCTGAGAAGTGTGAACCTTTCTGAAACCGAACCCTGATTGCTCGAAGCTCTCAGGAAGTAGATGCCGTTACCGATGTTCCCGGGAACGCTCCAGGTGAAACTGTGATTTCCCTGAGAGACGGAACCGTTCTGAATAATGGCAACTTTTCTGCCTGTGATATCGAAAACAGAGATATCCATATCAGCGGATACTCCTGTATATAGATCGAACATCAAAGATCCAAACGAAGGGTTTGATCCGGCTACGGACAGGATGAGTCCTGATTCGGGAGTCGAACCGGTTGATCCATCAACACCAACATTGAGCGCGGCCAGAACCGCTTCGTATATTTGTACTCTGCCTGCGCCGAAAACATTGTCCTTGCCCGTATCACCAAGATCGAGAGCCGTAACTTCAAGAACTGAGTCGACCTGCGCGGGTGACAGAGCAGGATTGGCTTCAAGAACAAGAGCCATGCAGCCAGCGAGATGTGGTGTTGCCATGGATGTACCGCTCATGGTTGTATATCCGGTATTGTTTGTGTTACTGCAACTTGTGATATCGACTCCTGGACCTGAGATATCAGGATCGATTAATCCGATATACGGTGATACATCAGAATAGTCGAACCAGGGTGATTCATACATCCAGGTTGAGTAACCGCGACTGGAGAAACTCGCGATGTTGTCATTACTGTCGGTCGCGCCTACAGTAACAACCGCGCTGAGCCCGCCGATTGTTGTCTGGTCGGGATGAAGCCAGGGTGGAGGCACATCGCCCGGTGTGCGGATGTCACCCGGTGTTCCGGGATTTCCGGCTTCATTTCCAGCTGCTATTGAATGGCAGATACCTGCTGCGAGAACATTGTTCTCAGTTTCGCGCCAGGTAAAACGGTCTGGATTCTGACTCTGAGGCCATCCGAGAGAAGTGGAAATAACATCTGCTCCGTAGTCGATACTGAACTGGAAGGCGTCCCAGACGTCCTGCTCATCTGAAAAAGTAACACCGACTCTCAGAGCCATAATAGTTGCTGAGGGAGCTACACCGCAGGTCGTGCCGGCGTTTCCATTACTTGCGACGCTGCCGGCGCAATGAGTTCCATGTCCGTAAGTGTCCATGGGATCACCATCGTTATCATCGAAGTCCCATCCGTAGTGATATCCGGCAGGTGTATCGTGCCACATTTGATTATGCAGATCAACATGGTTGTAGTTTACTCCGGTATCGACAACACTGACAACGATTCCGCTGCCATAGTATCCCATGGCCCAGACGTCGGGAGCACCGATCTTATCGACTCCCCATGCATTTGCCTTTGGAGCGCGTTCCTGAGTGTATTCATCCACAGGTTCAATGAGTATATCGCTTCTCCGCATGAAACGGATGTAGAGGATATCGTCCCTATCTGAAATCTCAGCGATTGCTTCGGGTGTCATTGATAAAGCGATAGCATTGACGATCCAGAAGGGATGAACATCCTCAACGCTTCCGGTTGGAAGAGATGCGATCTGTTCAAGGATTCCCGCCTGAGAACTCGCTGCCCTGTCTTTCATGACCTCGGCTGCGAATTCGCGCGTTTGAGCACGATCCATTC is a genomic window containing:
- a CDS encoding S8 family peptidase codes for the protein MKAIAFLMLFTAMAFTGTITPELSEMMEETDAGNLIRVLIKPIGMVDVEYVMNATRGMDRAQTREFAAEVMKDRAASSQAGILEQIASLPTGSVEDVHPFWIVNAIALSMTPEAIAEISDRDDILYIRFMRRSDILIEPVDEYTQERAPKANAWGVDKIGAPDVWAMGYYGSGIVVSVVDTGVNYNHVDLHNQMWHDTPAGYHYGWDFDDNDGDPMDTYGHGTHCAGSVASNGNAGTTCGVAPSATIMALRVGVTFSDEQDVWDAFQFSIDYGADVISTSLGWPQSQNPDRFTWRETENNVLAAGICHSIAAGNEAGNPGTPGDIRTPGDVPPPWLHPDQTTIGGLSAVVTVGATDSNDNIASFSSRGYSTWMYESPWFDYSDVSPYIGLIDPDISGPGVDITSCSNTNNTGYTTMSGTSMATPHLAGCMALVLEANPALSPAQVDSVLEVTALDLGDTGKDNVFGAGRVQIYEAVLAALNVGVDGSTGSTPESGLILSVAGSNPSFGSLMFDLYTGVSADMDISVFDITGRKVAIIQNGSVSQGNHSFTWSVPGNIGNGIYFLRASSNQGSVSERFTLLR